A part of Paenibacillus sp. sptzw28 genomic DNA contains:
- a CDS encoding glycosyltransferase family 2 protein, translated as MKRTSIIIPTHNGLGLVQQTVDSIRRFTDEQKTPYELIIVDNRSTDGTCEWCIRERIPFISLPYNTGFPAACNKGLRMASGDNLLLLNNDVIVSHGWLDGLLQSLYSSDEVGMVGPVTNYASGRQQVQYPFDSMDEFHRVAKELRNQPELLAEPILRLVGFCMLFKRDLYERIGELDEGFSPGHYEDDDYCLRARMNGFILLMCRSVFVHHLGSASFNRSDPSALQQLVECNRQRFMGKWQIDPAVFI; from the coding sequence ATGAAACGAACGAGCATTATCATTCCAACGCACAATGGTCTTGGTCTCGTCCAGCAAACAGTCGACTCGATCCGTCGGTTCACCGACGAGCAGAAAACGCCGTATGAGCTGATCATCGTCGATAACCGTTCGACGGACGGAACCTGTGAATGGTGCATCCGGGAGAGAATTCCGTTCATTTCACTGCCGTACAACACCGGTTTTCCAGCAGCGTGCAATAAAGGGCTGCGCATGGCATCAGGAGATAATCTGCTTCTCCTTAATAACGATGTCATCGTTTCGCATGGATGGCTGGACGGTCTTCTGCAATCGCTCTACAGCAGCGATGAGGTTGGAATGGTAGGTCCGGTAACGAACTACGCAAGCGGGAGACAGCAAGTGCAGTATCCCTTCGATTCTATGGATGAATTTCACCGGGTGGCGAAAGAGCTGAGAAATCAGCCGGAATTGCTTGCCGAGCCGATTCTTCGGCTCGTCGGTTTCTGTATGCTGTTTAAACGGGATTTGTATGAGCGGATCGGCGAGCTCGATGAGGGTTTCTCACCAGGCCATTACGAGGATGACGACTACTGCCTGCGTGCGCGAATGAACGGCTTTATTCTGTTGATGTGCCGAAGCGTGTTCGTGCACCACCTGGGAAGCGCAAGCTTCAATCGGAGCGACCCAAGCGCGCTGCAGCAGCTTGTCGAATGCAACCGGCAGCGATTTATGGGGAAGTGGCAGATCGATCCTGCTGTTTTTATATGA
- a CDS encoding sugar phosphate nucleotidyltransferase, with translation MKAVILAGGTGTRLLPLTRLMNKHLLPVGKLPMICYSIEKLKEAGITDILIVTGRDAAGSFTSFLGSGRDYEVSLTYRVQEEAGGIAQALELARPFVAGDRKFLVLLGDNLFEEPLKPHLEAFERQPEGAMVLLKKVPDPERYGVPVFGENGAILRIDEKPSLPQTDSCVTGIYLFDNSVFTFIAGQTPSQRGELEITDVNNAYAAKGLLKHSLLSGWWTDAGTFESLYEASAKLMGTAP, from the coding sequence TTGAAAGCTGTCATCTTGGCCGGCGGAACCGGGACGCGGTTACTGCCGCTTACAAGACTGATGAACAAACATTTACTGCCCGTCGGGAAGCTTCCAATGATTTGTTACAGTATTGAGAAGCTCAAAGAAGCAGGCATAACCGACATTCTGATCGTTACGGGGCGGGACGCAGCGGGATCGTTCACATCGTTTCTGGGAAGCGGCCGCGATTACGAAGTTTCGCTGACCTACCGGGTTCAGGAGGAAGCAGGGGGAATCGCCCAGGCGCTGGAATTGGCGCGGCCGTTCGTCGCCGGTGACCGGAAATTCCTTGTACTGCTCGGAGATAATTTATTCGAGGAGCCGTTAAAGCCGCACCTTGAAGCATTTGAACGTCAGCCGGAGGGGGCGATGGTGCTGCTCAAAAAGGTACCGGACCCGGAGCGCTACGGTGTCCCGGTATTCGGCGAGAACGGCGCCATTCTCCGAATCGATGAGAAACCGTCCCTTCCTCAGACGGACAGCTGCGTAACCGGTATTTATCTGTTCGACAACTCGGTGTTTACGTTTATTGCCGGGCAAACGCCTTCGCAGCGAGGAGAACTGGAAATTACCGATGTGAATAACGCATATGCAGCAAAAGGGCTGCTGAAGCATTCCCTGTTAAGCGGTTGGTGGACGGATGCCGGGACTTTCGAATCCCTGTATGAAGCTTCCGCGAAGCTTATGGGGACCGCGCCATGA
- a CDS encoding GT-D fold domain-containing glycosyltransferase, whose amino-acid sequence MSGRNKIFHNRSIMPVVVTHAVMNGPKPEQPASPKRVRNLQPRTSPKRKAAGAPAGQTRSRIAGDKRTYSSKKRTRLGVRPVSKGQHRRLRKQSNGKLRQETYVETEAHDHRESAFTAGYELGKYEGGEQWLEQLVPANVLLPEVTLQEVIAAGVERLRPMLYPLIDVQDVYAEMEQAIVSDRPCAVVRLGDGELLALSQGGVYDVETVKREGRFLPYAGVDPPDFAARDQLALAVRHAQIVGVPQSRRKHFQPLLHPVLRSHDIDAGSLRMTNSTINYGLYQAGLLTQLLTGRKLLVIGNAASELARVLTGRGYTVSGVISPVKGFPDIERVMAELRDSDFDLALVSAGIPAVILCWRIAAERGKVALDFGHMADMIVNGNYTL is encoded by the coding sequence ATGAGCGGCCGAAATAAAATATTTCATAACCGGTCGATTATGCCGGTTGTGGTTACTCATGCCGTGATGAACGGTCCTAAGCCTGAACAACCGGCATCGCCCAAGAGGGTAAGGAATCTGCAGCCCCGGACATCTCCCAAGCGGAAGGCAGCCGGCGCACCGGCCGGGCAAACCCGAAGCCGCATTGCGGGAGATAAACGGACTTATTCATCCAAGAAACGGACAAGATTGGGGGTTCGCCCTGTTTCCAAAGGCCAGCACCGTCGTCTGCGGAAGCAGTCGAACGGTAAGCTCAGGCAGGAGACGTACGTAGAAACGGAAGCGCATGATCACCGCGAGTCCGCTTTTACCGCAGGCTACGAGCTTGGTAAATACGAAGGCGGCGAACAATGGCTGGAGCAATTGGTGCCGGCGAATGTGCTGCTTCCCGAGGTGACCCTTCAGGAGGTTATTGCCGCCGGCGTTGAACGGCTGCGGCCGATGCTTTATCCGCTAATTGATGTCCAGGATGTATATGCGGAGATGGAGCAAGCCATTGTGTCGGATCGGCCGTGCGCAGTAGTCAGATTAGGCGACGGGGAGCTTCTCGCGCTTTCGCAGGGAGGCGTTTATGATGTCGAAACGGTGAAGAGGGAAGGCCGGTTTCTACCCTATGCAGGGGTAGATCCCCCGGATTTCGCCGCACGCGACCAGCTCGCACTGGCTGTACGTCATGCACAGATCGTGGGAGTACCGCAATCGAGACGGAAACATTTCCAACCGTTGCTGCATCCGGTTCTGCGAAGCCACGATATTGACGCCGGATCGCTGCGAATGACGAATTCCACGATTAATTACGGCTTATATCAAGCGGGACTGCTTACCCAACTGCTTACAGGCCGCAAGCTTCTTGTTATCGGTAATGCGGCGTCTGAACTGGCACGTGTGTTGACGGGACGCGGATATACGGTGTCCGGAGTCATCAGTCCGGTTAAAGGTTTTCCCGATATTGAGCGGGTCATGGCGGAGTTGCGGGACTCTGACTTCGATCTGGCGCTCGTTTCCGCAGGAATTCCGGCGGTTATCCTCTGCTGGAGGATCGCGGCGGAACGGGGGAAGGTGGCACTCGATTTCGGCCATATGGCCGATATGATCGTCAATGGGAACTATACGCTCTAA
- a CDS encoding glycosyltransferase family 2 protein encodes MIRKRRKRRKVRSPKRRRPARSAVRVPQGYPVGHEAGYQQGMRAGYDSFGTFFEGTSIIIPSFNQVDYLKQCIESIGEHTDLSYEIIVVDNASKDGTSKYLRSTGNLVRYRILETNRGFAGATNIGMMMAKGKTMLLLNNDTIVTERWLANMLQCLNSDPKIGMVGPVTNFISGDQRISVPYTRIEDMHGFAESFNVPDPAKWQRTDRLTGFCLLFRRELWERTGFLDEGYAVGNFEDDDYNIRVRLQGYSLVIARDTFIHHYGSVSMNALGEQLTEVNDRNMQFYMDKWGNPHELVHRVKEMVRVRAGGGEPELQQMGETAFFPQGIAARGVGETLFWIEGGLRRPIMGMLSLPVARLSLVDLRRWPLGEAISAEEAEARWHGRGDQPASVSGLIAPGPDGFVYVLENGMRRRVASQTAMQAWGLHSKPLAALSAEQIAAMAEGLPIIAPVRVAAHL; translated from the coding sequence ATGATACGGAAGAGACGGAAGAGACGGAAAGTACGTTCGCCTAAAAGGCGCCGGCCCGCTCGTTCCGCCGTCCGCGTCCCTCAAGGTTATCCGGTAGGCCATGAGGCCGGATATCAGCAAGGGATGCGCGCGGGCTACGATAGCTTCGGCACGTTTTTCGAAGGAACGAGCATAATTATTCCCAGCTTCAACCAGGTCGACTATTTGAAGCAATGTATAGAGAGCATAGGGGAGCACACCGATCTTTCCTATGAAATCATTGTTGTCGACAACGCCTCGAAGGACGGAACTAGTAAATATTTGCGGAGTACCGGCAATCTTGTGCGATACCGCATTCTGGAAACGAACCGGGGATTTGCCGGCGCTACCAATATTGGTATGATGATGGCCAAAGGTAAAACGATGCTGCTGCTGAATAATGATACCATCGTTACCGAGCGCTGGCTGGCTAACATGCTGCAGTGCCTCAATAGTGATCCGAAGATCGGCATGGTGGGACCGGTGACCAATTTTATCAGCGGGGATCAGCGCATCAGTGTGCCCTATACCCGGATAGAAGATATGCACGGTTTTGCCGAGAGCTTCAATGTGCCCGATCCGGCCAAATGGCAGCGAACCGATCGATTGACCGGCTTTTGCCTGCTGTTCCGCCGGGAATTGTGGGAGCGAACCGGTTTTCTTGACGAGGGCTATGCGGTGGGGAATTTCGAGGATGACGATTACAATATCCGCGTTCGCCTGCAGGGATATTCGCTTGTCATCGCCCGCGATACGTTCATACATCACTATGGCAGCGTGAGTATGAATGCCCTCGGGGAACAGCTCACCGAGGTGAATGACCGTAATATGCAGTTTTATATGGACAAATGGGGCAATCCCCATGAGCTGGTGCACCGGGTTAAAGAAATGGTACGTGTGCGGGCAGGCGGAGGGGAACCTGAGCTGCAGCAAATGGGCGAAACGGCGTTTTTCCCGCAAGGAATCGCTGCGCGCGGAGTCGGCGAGACACTATTTTGGATCGAAGGCGGTCTGCGCCGTCCGATCATGGGCATGCTCTCGCTGCCGGTTGCGAGGTTGTCGCTGGTTGATCTTAGGCGGTGGCCGCTTGGAGAAGCGATTTCGGCGGAAGAAGCCGAAGCTCGTTGGCACGGACGAGGCGATCAGCCGGCGTCGGTAAGCGGACTGATCGCACCGGGACCTGACGGATTCGTCTATGTGCTGGAGAACGGAATGCGGCGCAGAGTGGCGAGCCAAACCGCTATGCAGGCGTGGGGCTTGCACAGTAAGCCGCTTGCCGCATTGTCCGCCGAGCAAATCGCTGCGATGGCGGAAGGTCTGCCCATCATCGCTCCGGTGCGGGTTGCGGCGCATTTGTAA
- a CDS encoding nucleoside-diphosphate sugar epimerase — MHHIVTELVEHMSHSHEQMVRVLEAERHVAVRMAQLVHALPDQHPNFGGVSELMDQSKELTKSVIAYLNGIAELQETIALTISSVMKELGGEEEE, encoded by the coding sequence ATGCATCATATTGTAACGGAACTGGTCGAGCATATGTCGCATTCTCACGAGCAAATGGTGCGTGTCCTTGAGGCGGAGCGCCACGTTGCGGTACGAATGGCTCAATTGGTGCATGCTTTGCCGGATCAGCATCCGAATTTCGGCGGGGTAAGCGAATTGATGGACCAATCGAAGGAGCTGACCAAGAGTGTTATCGCTTATTTGAACGGTATAGCCGAGCTGCAGGAGACGATAGCTCTGACTATTTCTTCCGTAATGAAAGAGCTTGGCGGCGAGGAAGAAGAATAA
- a CDS encoding restriction endonuclease subunit S, which produces MGRETAYARMLDASAKLQWNVAMILEAKAVEAEKVRSWLCNHVTPDAFSDHEEHLKETLNVHDKVVDVIESLTKVNQGMVNVLKAALRQEQEGFGFDMGDKDL; this is translated from the coding sequence ATGGGTCGGGAAACGGCATATGCGCGAATGCTGGATGCCTCCGCCAAACTTCAGTGGAACGTGGCGATGATCCTGGAAGCCAAAGCGGTCGAGGCCGAGAAGGTCCGCAGCTGGCTGTGTAATCATGTCACGCCGGATGCGTTTTCGGATCACGAGGAGCATTTGAAGGAGACTTTGAATGTCCATGATAAAGTAGTTGATGTAATAGAGAGCCTTACCAAGGTGAACCAAGGCATGGTGAACGTCCTGAAGGCTGCGCTCCGTCAAGAACAGGAGGGCTTTGGCTTCGATATGGGAGATAAGGACTTATGA
- a CDS encoding adenylosuccinate synthase, translating to MSVTAVAGANWGDEGKGKMTDALAADASFVVRFQGGSNAGHTIINSLGKFALRILPSGVFYPGVTNVIGPGVALNLTDLFQELDALTARGISEPRLKVSDRAQIVLPIHKQFDELEEERLGDRRFGSTKSGIAPFYADKAAKLGIQVADLYDQKRLLERLEAALTAKNILLEHLYHKPRVNAQLIAAELGKQAERLRPYVCNTSELLLQAVRSGRPILVEGQLGALRDPDHGIYPFSTSSSTLAGYAAVGAGLPPHAITRIVAVTKAYSSSVGEGPLVSEIVGPAAEELRRRGGDSGEYGVNTGRPRRIGWFDAVATRYGCMLQGATEAALTNLDVLGYLDKIPVCTAYGINGSSTTQFPVSAIIGSAKPVLDELPGWKADISHIRKFDELPPHAQNYVLQIENLIEVPVRFISVGPDREQLIVR from the coding sequence TTGAGCGTAACGGCTGTTGCAGGTGCGAACTGGGGCGATGAAGGAAAGGGTAAAATGACCGATGCTCTTGCGGCCGATGCAAGTTTCGTGGTCCGATTTCAGGGCGGCAGCAATGCGGGGCATACGATCATCAACTCGCTTGGGAAGTTTGCGCTCCGCATTCTTCCCTCGGGTGTCTTTTATCCGGGGGTGACGAACGTTATCGGTCCCGGTGTGGCGCTTAATCTCACCGATCTGTTTCAAGAGCTCGATGCGTTGACCGCCAGGGGAATTTCCGAGCCCCGTTTAAAGGTCTCAGACCGCGCGCAAATCGTGCTTCCGATTCATAAACAATTTGATGAGCTGGAGGAGGAACGGTTAGGGGACCGCAGGTTTGGTTCAACCAAATCCGGCATAGCACCGTTCTATGCCGATAAAGCGGCAAAGCTCGGCATTCAAGTGGCGGACTTATATGATCAGAAGCGTTTACTGGAACGCCTGGAAGCCGCTCTTACGGCGAAAAATATTCTTCTTGAGCATCTGTATCATAAGCCCCGCGTGAATGCGCAGCTCATTGCCGCCGAACTCGGAAAGCAAGCGGAAAGGCTCCGGCCGTATGTATGCAACACCTCCGAACTGCTGCTTCAGGCTGTACGGAGCGGCCGCCCGATACTGGTTGAAGGACAGCTTGGCGCTCTGCGCGATCCGGACCATGGAATTTATCCTTTCTCGACCTCTTCTTCAACTCTGGCCGGTTATGCCGCCGTCGGAGCCGGGTTACCCCCGCATGCGATTACCCGTATCGTGGCGGTAACCAAGGCTTATTCCAGCTCGGTCGGAGAAGGCCCACTTGTCTCGGAAATCGTGGGACCGGCGGCAGAAGAGCTTCGGAGGCGCGGAGGCGATTCCGGAGAATACGGCGTTAACACAGGACGTCCGAGACGAATCGGCTGGTTCGATGCGGTGGCGACCCGGTACGGCTGCATGCTGCAGGGTGCTACGGAAGCGGCTCTGACCAATCTCGATGTCCTCGGTTACCTGGATAAAATACCTGTTTGCACCGCGTATGGAATCAACGGCTCATCAACGACGCAATTTCCCGTTTCGGCCATAATCGGCTCAGCGAAGCCGGTTCTTGACGAGCTTCCGGGCTGGAAGGCAGACATATCCCATATTCGCAAGTTTGATGAGCTTCCCCCGCATGCACAGAATTATGTACTCCAAATTGAGAATCTCATCGAAGTGCCCGTCCGCTTCATATCGGTCGGACCTGACCGGGAACAGCTCATTGTAAGGTAG
- a CDS encoding LysR family transcriptional regulator → MVENMEWYRVFYFTAKTGSLSKAAAELFITQPAVTHTIKQLEAKLGGRLFFRTSKGVKLTSEGETLYQYIEQAYHFIENGERMIAEMHQLNDGEIKIGAGDTLCKHFLLPHLRTFHETYPAVKIQVTNRTTPETVELLKQGRIDLGIVNLPIADKALEIRETMRTQDCLIAGEAFKQLSERKRSWEELSEYPVLLLEKGSVTRAFFDRYAERQGVIIKPEIELGSVDLLVEFARTGLGIACVVRNFIADELKAGEVYEIQLKKPIPARGIGIVTLKDVPLSAAADRFIQEVLSAHTNSAQ, encoded by the coding sequence ATGGTTGAGAATATGGAATGGTACCGGGTGTTTTATTTCACTGCCAAGACAGGAAGCTTGTCCAAGGCTGCAGCCGAGCTGTTCATCACACAGCCCGCCGTTACCCATACGATCAAGCAGCTGGAGGCGAAGCTTGGCGGCAGGCTTTTCTTCCGCACCTCCAAAGGTGTGAAACTGACCTCCGAGGGTGAAACGCTCTATCAATATATTGAACAAGCTTATCACTTTATCGAAAATGGAGAACGAATGATAGCCGAGATGCACCAGCTTAACGATGGGGAAATCAAGATAGGTGCCGGCGATACGCTGTGCAAGCATTTTCTGCTGCCGCACCTGAGAACCTTTCACGAGACCTACCCTGCCGTCAAAATACAGGTGACCAACCGGACTACGCCTGAGACGGTCGAGCTGCTGAAGCAAGGGAGAATCGATTTGGGCATCGTCAATCTTCCCATTGCCGATAAAGCTTTGGAAATCCGTGAGACGATGCGGACCCAGGATTGTCTTATCGCCGGCGAAGCTTTCAAGCAGCTTTCGGAGAGGAAGCGTTCATGGGAGGAATTATCGGAATATCCGGTCTTGCTTCTTGAGAAGGGGAGCGTGACAAGGGCATTCTTTGACCGTTATGCGGAGCGGCAGGGGGTCATCATCAAACCGGAAATTGAACTTGGAAGTGTTGATCTGTTAGTCGAATTTGCCAGGACAGGCCTCGGAATCGCATGTGTGGTCAGAAATTTCATTGCGGATGAACTGAAGGCCGGAGAGGTTTATGAAATTCAATTGAAAAAACCGATCCCTGCCAGAGGAATCGGCATTGTCACCTTAAAGGATGTCCCGCTAAGCGCGGCTGCAGACAGATTTATCCAAGAGGTCTTGTCAGCACATACAAATTCGGCGCAGTAA
- a CDS encoding cold-shock protein, whose translation MHFSKKQVEPIPEEETTIWTCSNEGCSCWMRDNFSFVELPACPICNSTMISDTKLLPILTNGTKKSFQA comes from the coding sequence ATTCATTTCTCTAAAAAACAAGTGGAGCCTATTCCTGAAGAGGAAACGACGATTTGGACATGCAGTAATGAAGGGTGTTCATGCTGGATGAGAGACAATTTCTCCTTCGTCGAACTGCCGGCCTGCCCCATATGTAATTCAACCATGATAAGCGATACGAAATTGCTCCCGATATTGACAAACGGCACAAAAAAAAGTTTTCAAGCATAA
- a CDS encoding glycosyltransferase, translating to MRPMKQAYSAAAEKGYTSGYQRGLRDGACESLLRLIKPATPVKHDVRVLYIPQGFEAIDQGIIEALRLSVRELYVADAKQMAEQASLLRPDWMVVLNGLHVFPEDHLEQVDAVRALGVRTAVWFADDPYATEDTVRIVPRYDVVLTHELSTIALYRNLGCPNVHYMPLAVHQGWFKPMRVEQKYCSDICFIGQAFWNRVEMLDAIAPYLAGRRIFIAGGLWDRMQNFSRLKSSIHMGWLPVEESIRYYNGAKIVINLHRMTAAGADNKNTLNLPGRSINPRTYEIAACGTLQLTDLREDLPLYYTPGSEIETFTNAAELQSKLDYYLNHEDDRRAVALRGLRRTMKDHTFQARVQQLAEALNW from the coding sequence ATGCGGCCGATGAAACAAGCTTACTCCGCTGCGGCGGAGAAGGGATATACTTCCGGTTATCAGAGAGGTCTGAGAGATGGTGCCTGCGAATCGCTGCTGCGCCTTATCAAACCGGCAACGCCTGTCAAGCATGATGTTCGCGTGCTTTATATTCCGCAAGGCTTCGAAGCGATCGATCAAGGGATAATTGAGGCTTTGAGGTTATCGGTACGGGAGCTGTACGTTGCGGATGCGAAGCAAATGGCAGAGCAAGCCTCTTTGCTGAGGCCGGATTGGATGGTTGTTCTGAACGGACTGCATGTGTTCCCTGAGGATCATTTGGAGCAGGTCGACGCCGTTCGCGCGCTTGGTGTTCGAACGGCTGTTTGGTTTGCTGATGATCCGTATGCGACCGAGGATACGGTGCGCATCGTGCCCCGGTATGATGTCGTGCTTACTCATGAACTGAGTACGATCGCGTTGTACCGTAATCTTGGCTGCCCGAATGTCCATTACATGCCGCTTGCAGTCCATCAAGGTTGGTTCAAGCCGATGCGAGTCGAGCAGAAATATTGCAGCGATATATGTTTCATTGGGCAAGCTTTCTGGAATCGGGTGGAAATGTTAGACGCAATCGCGCCATATCTGGCCGGCCGGCGGATTTTCATTGCAGGGGGATTATGGGACCGGATGCAAAACTTTTCCCGGCTCAAATCTTCCATTCACATGGGATGGCTTCCCGTGGAAGAATCGATACGGTATTACAACGGCGCCAAGATTGTGATCAACCTCCACCGCATGACGGCCGCCGGGGCGGATAACAAAAACACGCTTAATTTGCCTGGCAGATCCATCAATCCCCGCACGTACGAAATCGCAGCATGCGGAACGCTGCAGCTGACCGACCTTCGTGAGGATTTGCCATTATATTACACGCCAGGCAGTGAGATTGAGACCTTTACAAATGCTGCGGAGCTGCAGTCAAAGCTGGATTACTATTTGAACCACGAGGATGACAGGCGTGCCGTCGCGCTTCGGGGATTGCGCAGGACGATGAAAGATCACACGTTCCAGGCGCGCGTGCAGCAGCTTGCCGAAGCGCTTAATTGGTAA
- a CDS encoding glycosyltransferase: protein MAASKRRGRGDLTLRQSTLGRENGYQLGWEHGYWYGQCESVMKKAERAVVARPIHVLFVATGKGFPYSPLDEAISTTLRGLVRQLTVTDATQPVAAIAARVRPDIVIVLDGLHFNLAHVDEMRQNGIRTAIWFTDDPYYTDITGAIAGHYDEVFTLELNCVDFYRRLGCRSVHYLPLGAFPTEFRPRNPKRTQRHDICFIGSAYWKRVAFFDQVTGYLASKDTHISGIWWERLKDFSTFSNKIGLGRWMGPRETADMYNGAKIVINMHRAHDDETFNNNQTGITAVSPNPRTFEISACATLQLTDIRDDLVSFYTPGVDIVTYSSPQEMVERIEYYLTHEQERRDIAMRGMLRTMRDHTYQNRLETMLAILFPV, encoded by the coding sequence GTGGCGGCTTCCAAGCGCAGAGGACGAGGCGATTTGACTTTGAGGCAAAGTACGTTGGGACGGGAGAACGGTTACCAGCTCGGATGGGAGCACGGTTATTGGTATGGACAATGCGAATCGGTAATGAAAAAGGCTGAACGAGCAGTAGTAGCCCGGCCGATCCATGTTCTATTCGTCGCAACAGGCAAAGGCTTTCCGTATTCGCCCCTGGACGAGGCAATCTCGACCACATTGAGGGGGCTTGTCAGACAGCTGACGGTTACGGATGCAACTCAGCCTGTAGCCGCTATTGCAGCCAGAGTCCGGCCTGATATTGTCATTGTACTGGATGGCTTGCATTTCAATTTGGCTCATGTTGATGAAATGCGCCAGAATGGAATCCGTACGGCGATTTGGTTCACCGACGACCCTTACTACACCGATATTACGGGTGCGATTGCCGGTCATTACGATGAGGTCTTTACGCTCGAGCTCAACTGTGTCGACTTCTATCGGCGGTTGGGCTGCAGAAGCGTGCATTATTTGCCTCTTGGAGCTTTTCCAACCGAATTCAGGCCGCGCAACCCGAAACGGACGCAGCGCCACGATATTTGTTTTATCGGCTCCGCCTATTGGAAGCGGGTTGCTTTCTTCGATCAGGTAACCGGCTACTTAGCCTCCAAAGATACCCACATTTCGGGAATTTGGTGGGAGCGGCTGAAGGATTTTTCAACATTTTCGAACAAAATCGGCCTTGGACGATGGATGGGACCTCGTGAGACGGCGGATATGTATAACGGCGCAAAAATCGTTATCAACATGCATAGGGCGCATGACGACGAAACCTTTAACAACAACCAGACCGGAATTACGGCTGTGTCCCCGAATCCGCGTACATTTGAGATTTCGGCCTGCGCCACTCTGCAGCTGACGGATATAAGGGATGATCTCGTTTCCTTTTATACGCCTGGCGTAGATATTGTAACTTATTCGTCGCCACAGGAGATGGTGGAGAGAATTGAATATTATTTGACTCACGAGCAGGAAAGGCGTGATATCGCCATGCGCGGCATGCTGAGGACGATGCGCGATCACACTTACCAGAACCGCCTTGAGACAATGCTGGCGATTTTGTTTCCTGTTTAG